ttatctttccttttgatGAAAACTGTCACTTTAGCATGTAATCTATTACAGAATCCCGTGCAGTGATTCTAGGATTTGAAATTGTATGATGTGTTACATAAGAATTTATTTGCTATCGACATTCCCAtataaaggagagagagacatatCACGCTGCTGTCATGATTTTGTGTCAAGATGATCCAATAAAGTCGTAAAACAGGCATTTCCACGTGGGGTCTTCTCCCTGACCTGGGTCACGTGGCACTGCAGGGCCAGAGCCTCTGCACCTCAGATCTTGGGCCCTTGGGAGGTGGCCTTGGTCCCCAACACCATCCAGGTCTGGGGCTCAGGCAGACCCCATGGTGGAGCCACAGCGTCTCCCCGCAGCACCGTACAGGGGAGCAGGTGCCTACTCTCCCCCTTTCCCAGGAGCCCCTCAGGGCGGAGGCAGATGCAGAACCGAGAACCTCGGAAGAGCAGCCGTCCCTGCCCCTGGGTGAATTTGCCTCCTTTATACCCACCTTGGCCACACCTTGAAGATGCGACCCTTGAACAAGGTGATGCTGGCTCAGTGGAGGGAAGCCCCGCCAACTGTAACCCAAGACGCAGGCATAGTGGCGGGCTGTTTCACGGCAGGGGGTCAGAGCAGCACCGACAAGATCCCAGCTGCACCCACACCAGCGTCCCTTTTAGAAAACCATGCCTGACCaacctggcacggtggctcatacctgtcatcccagcactttgggaggtcaagggggatggatcacgaggtcaagacattgagaccatcctggccaacatggtgaaaccccgtctctactaaaactacaaatattagctgggcgtggtggcgggcacctgtagttcaagctactatggaggctgagacaggagaatcacttgaacccaagatgcgtgcggaggttgtagtgagctgaggtcacaccactgcactccagcctggtgactgactccagcctggtgactccACCTCAAAGGTGAccgagggagactccatctcaaaaaaaaaaggactagacacagtggctcacacctgtaatcccagtactttgagaggccaaggcatcaggagattgagaccatcctggccatcctggtgaaaccccgtctctactgaaaatagaaaaattagccaggcatcgtggtgcacatctgtagtcccagctactcgggaggctgaggcaggagaatcgcttgaacccaggaggtggaggttgcagtgatcccagatggcaccactgcactccagccagggccacagagcgagatctatcgaaaaaaaaagaaaaaaaaagaaatcggcCTCTTTCCTGTTACCTAAACACACTCCACGGGCTCAAAGGAAGCATCCTTCACAGCCAGGCTGAGGCATTAACGGCCGAGACCCGGCACCATCACTCCTGACGCTGCCTGCAGTGGCCAGTACCGAGTTTTCCACCACACACCCGTGGCTCCAGTGTCCCACAGAGCCTGTGTGCTTGGCCACCTTCCCACAGACCATTCCTGACCTCAGCAAGTGTTCCCATGCACCCCTCCCGTGATGGGGGCCTGAGGCGGCCACAAGACAGTGCATGGGACCGCGTTGGCAGCAGCAGTGTGCCCAGCGATGTTCTCACCAGGGTCCTGCATCTGCCCCAGTGCCGGAGCAGAGGGACGCCCGCAGAAGCGAGGAGACCTCCAGGCCGAGGTCACCCGAGTGAAAATGGGACTTGGGAGCTGCATCGCCGCACAGATGGGACGAGTCCCTTCCCTCCTGGGCGTCAGGAGCCCTGCCTCTGGCCATGATGCCACACCTGTCGTTGCCACAGAGATGATTAGACACAGACACAGCCCACGGTTCCTGGCGTTCCTTGGCTGAGGTCTGACGTAAGTGACTGCAACACTCAGACATGCTAGGGGTGGCCCTGGTCTCCCTGACACTGTGGCCTCGCTTTGCACGGAACCCAGGTGCTCTTGTGTGAGTCTATGCTTGTGCACTCAGGTGGGCCAAGGCCCCACAGGTGGGAGTCTGAGGACGCTCCCTGAGGCCCTGTGAGTGTGGCTCCGAGTAGGTCCCCGTGGTCATGGACCCAAGGCTAGGACCCGCCCTGCTCTGTCGGGGACATttaggcctccccagaagcccatCTCCAGCCCCCAGAGGCTTCCTCCTGCCCTGGCAAGAACTCTTCTGCAAGGAGAAACATCAGGGACTTTAATCACTGCATCCCAGAGCTCCGTGGACCTGCGCAGGGGCCGATGGTCCAGTGCAGCCCACCCGCATTCCCACCCTCCCAGCCTGGGCCAGCTCGGGCTGAGTCCGGGGTGGAGGGGGACCTAAGGTAGCAGCCGCCCAGCTCCAGAAGGACAGGAGGGGGCTGAGTCCCGGTCCCCACGTGGTGCGGGGGCAGGCCCAGTGCTGTCAGTGCTTCTTGAAACACTCGACGGCATCTTCCAAGGTCAGGTTGTCCAGGCGTCGGGACTCCAGACACCTGAAGGCTGGCGATACCAGGCTGCGGGGAGATGAGGCCGCCTCAGCTCTCCGTGCCCCCCACTCCCCGCCTCCCTCCCTGGGGGTCTTTGCTGGGGGGCCCCAGGTCTCCTCTCAGCTGGGACGTGTGGTCCTGTGTGTGGCCACGTCCACGACACCCGTGTGCCTGGGACTTCAGAAGGGTGTGGGGGCCATGGCACACTGCTGTTGACTTAGATGCACCCCTTCTCCCAAGGCCTCCCTTCTCTGGGTCACTCACAAGGCTGGGGTGGCTCTGTGCGTCCCGagccaggaggaggagaaagcgTGGTTTGTTCATGAAAGCACCACATGGGTGTGGTTGCAGAGGTGGCATCCAGCAGGTGTCCCAGGCATAGGGAGAGCCCCACCTGCAGTGCTCCATCGACCTAGAGGACCCCCGGCAccccctcttctctccctttacCCCCTCCCCCTGAAGGCAGGGCCAGGGCGGCCTTACCTCATGCTCGTGTCCTGTCTGAAAGGCAAGATGGGGCAGTCAGACTCCATGGGGCACCCCTAACCATCGTCGGGAACCTTCCCAGGCTTGAACACAGacctggggcaggggtgggatcAGACCCTATGGGGACCTGTTAAGCCAGATGAGCCCCTCCAGCTGAGGGTCGGAGACCCTCGAGAGAGAAAGGGGCTGCGGCTGGCTCCTGCACAGAGCTGGGGTGAGGTCCCGCCTCCTCGGGGCCCCTCTAGGACGCAGAAGCTGAGGGGGTCCACCTGTGCCCCACACCTACTCACCCACGAGGTGCTCACACACATACAGCCTGTGTCGGGTTTGAGGAGGGGACTTACTTGTGCCAGTTATTTCTACAAGGACAGCAGGTTTGGACTCAGGAGACTGAGCGGCCGTGGGCAGGGTTTCCTCCCAAGCCCAGGTGGCAAGCTTGCCACTGCTGGGAGACCCCACTCACATGTAGTTCAAGAGGCCCTGGACTGCTGACTTCCACTGCTCCGAGGACCTGTGGAATGTGGGTTTGGAGGTGGTGCGCCCCTGAGCCCCAGACCCTGCCCTATCCCAGTGACGAGGGCCAGGTAGAGGGCGGGGAGTCCCCTCCAAGGAGAGCCTGGGACCCCAGGGACAGCAGGGCCTTGGCACAGGCGGGTGCGATGCCTGAGCCCCTACTCGCAGTTATAGCCAAAGCAGACGACGTGCGAGTTTGTGCAGTTGCTGCAGGAGATGGTCTCGTACTGGAAGATGCCTGCAACACACCACAGCCGCCCTGGGCTCACCTCGGCCTCTGGGGCCCCGAGCTGCCGCTGGCGCTGCCCTCAGCCGGGATGGAGCCTCACTTACCACAGTGGCGCTGACAGTCGATGCGGCCTGTGGGAGGGCAGACGGTGCAATCTCCAGGCCCAGCCTTGTTCCCCCGCCGTGCCTCCGCCCAACCCGCCAAAGCCTCAGGGTTCTCCACTGGGACCCAGGCTCACCTGAGTTTCATGTATGTGTGTCCATGACCCAAAGGAAGAGGTACCCAAGGTGACTCCCAGCGTGTGATGGAGCAGACCTCAGGGGAGGGCGGTGAGAATACTCCCAGCGCCTCTGGGGGCTACTTAGGGGAGGTTCCGGGGGGGTGTGTGTCGGGGGTGATAGCATTGATCCTTCAGGCGCTGGGCAGGGTCCCTCTCTGGGGAGCTGCCCTCCTTTTCAGCTGCCCAGTGCCCTGCTCATGTCACTCCGGCCTCAGCCAAGCCCCGCGGGTCTCTGCGGCTCTGGGCAGAACCTCCCTCCCCTGAAGCCTTATTTGCTCACTTTCGATGATGGCGTTCTGGAGGAGTTGCACCTGCTCCCGGAAGATGTTTCGCAGCTCATTGGGGAAATACCCTGAGGTGCCGGGGCAAAAGGTCAGGCTCAGGCGGTGGGCGGGGTGTCCTGGGGTGGGCGGGCCCCGCCTCGGTTTCCCGCCCCTTACCCGGGAAGTACATCTTCCCCTGGTACAGCTGATCCATCCTCTGGTACACGGCTCTCGCCACTTGGTCCAGCTTCTCCCAGGCTGCGGGCGGGAGGAGGAGCCAGCTGAGCGGCCTGCCCGGGGTTTTCGCTGGACGGGTGGTCGGGACTGGGCTGGGCTCCGGCACTCACTGATCTCGGCGGGGATGGTCAGGTGCAGCTCCTTCACAGTGTCGTCACTCCAGTCGGTGAGCAACGCCCCCGACACGGGGATGTCGCCCAGCCACCAAGACTTCAGGTTCACATGGTGGCGGTAGAAGGAGAACTTCTCGGAGAAGTTGCTGTGGCAGTGCAGGCAGCCGTGGGCCAGCGCCGCTGTCATGCCCACCAGGCACAGCAACAGGGCCATGCCTGTCCCGCCCGCCGCCGGCCAACCAACGGCGCTGCTCGCGCCACACCCCTCAGCCACACACCAACCAACGGCGCTTCCTGTGCCACGCCCCTCTACCGCGCACCAACCAACGGCGCTTCTTTTGCCACGCCCCTCCGCCGCGCACCAACCAACGGCGCTTCCTGTGCCACGCCCCTCCTTCGCACGCCAACCAACAGCGCTTCCTGTGCAACGCCCCCCCGCCGCACGCCAACCAACGGCACCCCCTGTGCCACGCCCCTCCGCCTCGCACCAACCAACGGCGCCCACCACGGCACTAGGCCGCTCCTCCTCCCCCGCTCACCCAACCAGCACAGGCCCCGTCCCCTCCTGGGTCCAGCCCCGCTCATGAGCGGCCCCTCAGTGAAAACTCCACTCCTGGATGGGCCCACCGCCATGCCGCGTCCCACGCATGCGCCAGTGGCCCCTGCTGGTTCCTCGGCCGACTCTCACTGAGGCCCCGCCCCGTGTCCCAACCGCTGTGCAAGCTCCGCCCACAGACCGCGGCCCCGGTTGCCAGGCAACGGAGAGCTCCGCCCGGCCCCGCGCAGCCTGGCCGGTTCTCAGGGCGTCCCACGGCTGCTGGCCGGAACGTGGCTCCGCGCGCCTTCGCCGCTTGGGGGTCCTAGAGCCCGCGGGACAGAGTCTCCAGGGGACTCCTGCACGTCGCTTCTACGCAGAGCCCCGGGCCCTTTAAGGAAAGTAGGCGCGGCCCGCGGGTGCGGCCGCGCGCGCGTGTGAGGCGTCTCCCGCGGCAGTGTCCCTCCGCGGCGGCTGTGAGGCGGTCAGGTGGGTACCGGGAGGGGCGAAGGCGGGCGACAAGGGCGGCCAGGTGGGTGCCGGGAGGGGCGAATTAGGCGGCGGGGAGGCCGAGCCTTCCGGAAGGgcgaggctgggcgcggtgcctcacgcctgtcatcccagcactttgggaggccgaggcggacggatcgcctgaggtcgggggttcgagaccagccaacatggcgaaaccccgtctctgctaaaaatacaaaataagccggACGGggcggcaggcgcctgtaatcgcggctactcgggaggctgaggcaggagaatcgcctgaatccgggggggcggaggttgcagtgagatcgcgCGActtcacgccagcctgggcaacaagagccggGGGTGTGGGGGAGGAAGGGCGAATTCAGGCGGCGGGAAAGCAGGATCCTTCAGGAAGGCTGAACGCAGGCGGGGAGGGAGGCTGATCCCTCGGGAGGGGCGAGCGCCGGCGGCGGGGAGACCGATGCCCCGCCTTACCCGGGAGGGGTCCAGCTGCGGGGTCAACTCCTGGTCCCGACCCACTGTCCTCCCCCAGGACCTCTTGCCTCCCCGTGTGGATGAAAGTTTCGCAGGGCCTCAGGACCCCCAGGGCCCAGGGTGGTCGGGCTTTTTCaaagcagcctttttttttttttttttttaagacagaggttcgctctcgttacccaggctggagtgcagtggcgcgatctcggctcaccgcaacctccgcctcctgggttcaggcaattctcctgcctcagcctcctgagtagctgggattacaggcacgtgccaccatgcccagctaattttttgtatttttagtagagacggggtttcaccatgttgaccaagatggtctcgatctctcgacctcgtaatccacccgcctcggcctcccaaagtgctgggattacaggcttgagccaccgcgcccggctcaacagccttttttttaaaaaaagatggggtttcaccatgatggccaggctggtctcgaacttctgacctcaggtgatccacccacctcagcctcccaaagtgctgggattacaggcgtgagccaccgcgcccggccgaagagGCCCTTCCGCAGCAAAGAGGGTATTAAAAGTGTAAgcgctggacactgtggctcaagcctgtaatcccagccctttgggaggccgaggcgggtggatcacgaggtcaagagattgagaccatcctggtcaacatggtgaaaccccgtctctactaaaaatacaaaaaattagctgggcatggtggcaggtgcctctaatcccagctactcaggaggctgaggcaggagaattgcctgaacccaggaggcggaggttgcggtgagccgagatcgcaccattgcaagaacgaaactctgtctaaaaaaaaaaaaaaaaaaaaaaaaaaagtgtaagcaACAGACTggactcggtggctcacgcctgtaatcccaacactttgtgaggccgaggcgggtggatcacctgaggtcaggggttcaagaccagcctggccaacatggtaaactccatctctactaaaaatagaaaaatcagccgggtgcggtggcacctgcctgtaatcccagctacttgggaggctgaggcaggagaatcgcttgaacctgtgaggtggagattgtggtgagccgagatcatgccactgcagtccagcgtgctagcctgggcgacaagaacaaaactcggtctcaaaaaaaaaaaaaaaaaaaaaaaaaaaaaaaaaaaaaaaaaaaaaaaaaaaaaaaagtgtaagcaATGGTGGATTTTATAAGAAGTCACTGAGAAGGGAGGGGAGATAGGGGAGATTGGAAAATGCAATCACATTGCAGAAAATCAGTGCTCCAGAGCCGCGCCTTTTCTTGGGGATAAGATTTCCAGTCTTTGTACACActgctttttgtatgttttggagTCTGGAGtgtcgctttgttgcccaggctggagtgcagggtgccaactctgctcactgcaaactctgcctccgaggttcaggtggtgctcctgcctcagcctcctgagtagctggtattacaggcgcacGACACCAcacccaactctttttttttttttttttttttttgagacggaggcaggcaattctcctgcctcagcctcctgagtagctgggattacaggcacgcaccaccgtgcccagctgattttttgtatttttagtagagacggggtttcaccacgttgaccaggttggtctcgatctcttgacctcgtgatccagccgcctcggcctcccaaagtgctgggattacaggtgtgagccaccgtgcccggcctcatttttgtatttttagtagagacagggtttcaccgtgctagccaggctggtctcgaactcttgacctcaggtgatccacccacctcggcctcccaaagtgctgggattgcaggcgtcagccactgcgcccggcccacgcTGCTTTTTtgcacttgctttttttttttttttttttgagacggagtttctctcttgttacccaggctggagtgcaatggcgcgatctcggctcactgcaacctccgcctcctgggttcaggcaattctcctgtctcagcctcctgagtagctggaattacaggcacgcgccaccatgcccaactaattttttgtatttttagtagagacggggtttcaccagttgaccgggatggtctcaatctcttgaccttgtgatccacccgcctcggcctcccaaagtgcggggattacaggcgtgagccaccgcgcccggcctgcacttGCTTTTTCCTTCGTTTTCTCCTTAACAGTTTATGCGGGTTTAATTGACATGCAATAATCTGCCCGTATTCAAAGCAGACGGTTTGGTAAATGTTGAAATGTGGGTTTTGCGTGTTTCGCATTCCATCTGTGCTTTCTGCTTTGGCAGTTGCACAGGCAGGAGGGCGTGCCCTGGGCAGCCTTGCCTCTTCCTTCCTGTGCCTCATGAAGTCATGAGGGGGGCTTCATGAGGGGGGCTTCGAGTAGCCCCCTTTTACAGAAGAGGAGCTCGGACGCAGATCCGAGGGGCTGCTGAAGGCTGGAGCCTCCAGAGCCCACAGTGATGCCCTGAGGATGGAGTCATTCATTTCCCTGCATGTGTGGGATGATCTGGGTTTTGTCTCATGAGATAAAACCCACCTTCCTTTTGTGTTCTTCTGGATTCAATTCCCTTCCATGCCTGGTTTTGCTTTGGTGTAGGGGAAGCTGGATGTTTGGTTGGCTGTTTGGTTTGCTGGTTGTTTAGGGAGTGCAAgagggaggccgggcgtggtggttcacgcctgttatcctagcactttgggaggccgaggtgggcagatcacttgaggttgggagttgaagccgggcatggtggctcgtgcccgtagtcccagctactcgggaggcggaggtgggaggatcgcttgagcccaggagttctgggctgtagtgccctatgccgatcgggtgtccgaactaagtttggcatcaatatggtgacctcccgagagtgggggaccaccaggttgcctaaggagggatgACCCAGCCCAGGTTctaaatggagcaggtcaaaactcccgtgctaatcagtagtgggattgcacctgtgaatagccactgcactccagcctaggcaacatagcaagaccgtgtcttgtttaaaaaaaaaaaaaaaaaaaaaaaggggtagtttgagaccagcctggctaactatTCGTCTCTACTattaggctaggtgcagtggctcatgcctgtaatcccagcgctttgggaggttgaggcgggcatatcacaaggtcaggagatcaagaccatcctgccaacattgtgaaactgtctctagtaaaaatacaaaaaaattaggtgagcttggtggcatgtgcctgtagtgacagctactcaggaggctgaggcaggagaatcgcttaaacccaggaggtggagattgcagtgagctgagatcgcgccactgcactccagccttggtgacagagcaagactcgtctcaaaagaaaggaaggaagtgcaAGAGGGTGCCAGATACAgcggcacacacttgtaatcctagtgctttgggaggctgtggcggaggattgcttgagcccaggaggtcgaggccgcactgagtcgagattgcaccactgcactccagtctcaccacagagcaagactaagactcaaaaaaaaaaaaaaaaaaaaaaaatcctcttccaGGGAGGTTCTCTTCTGCTTTAGAGACCTCATAGTGGCTGTTTCAGAAAAATTCCCCACACAGCTGACGGAGAGCTTGGGGTTTGAAGGTGGGGAGTTTTAGGCATTCCCCAGCTAATGATCTCTGCTCCTGTTTTCCTGGCATGAGAGGGTCAAATGGCTTaagcagaaaaggcaaatctgacTTCAGAAATGGGATTCTGGGGCCagctgtgatggctcacacctgtaatcccagcactttgggaggtggaagcaggtagatcaggaggtcaggagttcaagatcagcctggccaacatgataaaacccaccccgtctctactaaaaataaaaaaattagccaggcatggtggcgggcacctgtaatcccagctacttgggaggctgaggcaggagaattgcttgaacctgggaggcagaggttgcagtgagccgagatggtgccactgcactccagcctggtgcctggcgacagagggaaactctgtctcaaaaaaaaccacaacttggccgggcgcggtggctcaagcctgtaatcccagcactttgggaggccgaggcgggtggatcatgaggtcaagagatcgagaccatcctggtcaacacggtgaaaccccgtctctactaaaaatacaaaaaattagctgggcatggtggcacgtgcctgtaatcccagctacttaggaggctgaggcaggagaattgcctgagcccaggaggcggaggttgcagtgagctgagatcgcgccattgcactccagcctgggtaacaagagcgaaactccgtctcaaacaaaacaaaacaaaacaaaacaaaacactcttcCGCtccttaaaacaacacacacacacacacacacacacacacacacacacacacagagattgaCAGAGGGTTGGGCACCTTAGCTCATGCTTGTGAGCCTAGGATTTTGAgatcagcgtgggcaacatagtaaggccccatctctaccaaaaatacacaaattagctgggcatagtggcatgcgcctgtggtcccagctactggggaggctgaggtgggaggatggtttgagcccgagaggtggaggctgcagtgagctgtgattgtaccactgcactccagcctgggtgacagagcgagaccttgtctcaagacaGACAAACAGCAGAAAAAAACTTGCTTCCAGAGACAATAGTTCCTTATTGTTTTTTCACGGTTGTACccatttattattctttcttgaaCAAAAAAGTTCTCAGTATCCATACTGTTTTGCAACTTACTCTGCACTTAGCGGATATTGGGTGTCCCTCCGCACCAGAGCCTGTGTCTCATTCTTCTTGAAACCGTGTGGCTGGACCGCCCTGGATGACGTGGGGATGAGAAGTCTCCCCTGGGTTGACGGGCTTTGGCTCAAGTTTCAGGCTTTTTTTCTAGCCAGATGGGCTTGGGATGATTTTGCAGGAAGCGCCTGTTCTCCAGATCTGGCCTGTAGAGGGCCCTGGAATCTTGGCTGTGGGGCTACTTACTACCTACTACCGGGGTCAATTTCACGTACGTTTCTCTCACCTTTTCTTCCCCACAAGTGGTGGGTGTTTTTCCTCTTGGGTCTTCTTGTTTTGCTGCAGAGTCTATCTTTAGCTTATTAGTATGTTAATATCATGCATGTATTTTCATCGCGGCTACCTTTAATGTCACATTTCATCGACTGCACGTCTCACAGGGAAGGAGGAAGTTGTTAGTGACTTCCCgtgtggggctggggccagggtcTCCCTGTGTGGGGCTAGGTACTATGGACATTCAGGGCTCAGTCATTCTCTGGGGTGGAGTGTCATGGGCACTGCAGGGTGCTGAGCAGTGTCCCTGGCCTCCACTTACTCCCTGCCGGGAGATCCCCTCACAACCTGACAACCACCAGTGTCCCCAGACATTGCCTGGTGTTGAGGGGCAGAGTCATCACCGTATTCAGGCCTGTcggggttgggggcagggggcagggtggTCTAGCCCTGACTCAGCCCCCTATGGCCTCTGGGCCATGAGGCgattggaaagaaaaaggaagtggtCACGGGTATGAGCCACTCAAAGCATGGACAGTCCCCTCTGGGGACAAAGGTATGGGCTGAGCTGGGACATCTGGGTGGGGAGCCAGGCCCCAAGTGCCCTGGAGAATCAAGACAGCCTGAGTCACAGTGCCAACTCTGCCAGCTGTGCCTATTGGTTTCAGAAGCGCCCTGAAGCTGAGGAGCTCTGGGGATGCAGCCATGGCTGGGCTGAGATGTGTTAGTTGTCAGGTCCCCAGAATTCCCTTGGTGGAGTCCCTTGTTTAGCAGAGGGGAAGCTGCCAGTCTAGCTGGGGTCTTCCCACAGGGCAGTTTTGCCCCCAGGGGACTTGGAAATGTTGGCGGGGACTTGTGTTTGTCACAACTCAAGGCGGGGGTGCCCCTCCCCTGGCATGGAGTGGATGGAGGCCAGGGACACCGCCCAGCACCTGCAATGCTCAGGACAAACTCACCCCAGAAAATGATCTGGCCCTGAATGCTAAGGGGGAGACTGCAgtaattatttggaaaaagaaatcaagtctGCTTCCTGCTCATACCAGACACCAGAACACACTCCCGACGCAGCAGACGGCGTGAACCAGGGGTATCCCAGTTCCTGGGATTCTCCTCTCCCGTCCCCACTCAGGGTGTGGATTTCAGTAGCCTCCTGGGACCTCAGCAGAGCAGAGGATCATGGGACGCAGAGTCTCTTGGGTGTCTGTGAAATCCCTAAACCAAGGGGTGTCCATCGAGGGTGATTCTGTCCCCAGAGGACACTGGGCCAAGTCTCGGACCTTTGTGTTTTTCTCACAACTGGGGGTGCTCCCAGCATTcggtgggtggaggccagggaggcagctcagcaccctgcagtgcccaggaCGGCCCCTCCCCGGAGAGTGACCCACCCCGGTGTCCACTGTGCAGAGAATGGAAACCTTGCCCTAGTGGCAGACACACTAGATTTGGAACCGCAGGATGTGAGTTCAAGCCCAGACTCGTACCTTTCACCACGTACCCCCAGGTGAGGCAGCTGGCCTCAGCTTCTGGACGGGCAGGGCGGTGAGCCCCTCCCCTGGCCGGGAAATGATGAGTTTCACACAAGCATGTCCTCCGGGGCTGGCAGATGTCAGGCTTGTTTACTAGTGAAGCCCCGATCACTGAGTAGGAACAGGAGCATCCACTTTCAACCCACGCTGCAAGCCTCGCGGGACTGGGGGCGTGATCCCCAGTGGGGCTGGTTTATGAGTGCGTAGGGGAGTGGTCCCCAGAAAGCGAGAGAAGCACGGACAGCCAGATGCACGTCTACACCTCTGAAAGCAACAGTCACTGTCTACTAACTAGTGATGCAGTTGACAAGTTCTAAAAATTAgtcataggccgggcgcagtggctcacgcctgtaatcctaactactcgggaggctgaggcaggagaattgcttgaacccagaagacagaggttgcagtgagccgagatcacgccattgcactccagcctgggtaaaaagagcgaaactctgtcccaaaaaataataataaaataaaataaaaataaaaattactcattaaagagggagacagagctgtgctcagtggctcacg
This genomic interval from Saimiri boliviensis isolate mSaiBol1 chromosome 14, mSaiBol1.pri, whole genome shotgun sequence contains the following:
- the IZUMO4 gene encoding izumo sperm-egg fusion protein 4 isoform X2, encoding MALLLCLVGMTAALAHGCLHCHSNFSEKFSFYRHHVNLKSWWLGDIPVSGALLTDWSDDTVKELHLTIPAEITWEKLDQVARAVYQRMDQLYQGKMYFPGYFPNELRNIFREQVQLLQNAIIESRIDCQRHCGIFQYETISCSNCTNSHVVCFGYNCESSEQWKSAVQGLLNYINNWHKQDTSMRNHAFSSSWLGTHRATPAFLVSPAFRCLESRRLDNLTLEDAVECFKKH
- the IZUMO4 gene encoding izumo sperm-egg fusion protein 4 isoform X1 — translated: MALLLCLVGMTAALAHGCLHCHSNFSEKFSFYRHHVNLKSWWLGDIPVSGALLTDWSDDTVKELHLTIPAEITWEKLDQVARAVYQRMDQLYQGKMYFPGYFPNELRNIFREQVQLLQNAIIESRIDCQRHCGIFQYETISCSNCTNSHVVCFGYNCESSEQWKSAVQGLLNYINNWHKQDTSMRATPAFLVSPAFRCLESRRLDNLTLEDAVECFKKH